One Rhodanobacteraceae bacterium DNA segment encodes these proteins:
- the argB gene encoding acetylglutamate kinase yields MPFASNPYDALKGLSKYLRQFRGKTFVIKLGGEVLDEPESRRKVVEQIGVLWTLSIRVVVVHGGGSRLDQLCTQLNLPIEKQAGRRVTTPEVLEAAKMVFNGVTNTDLLSEMNRVGVPAVGLTGVDAGMIKARKRAPMYMGEDEGKPKFFDYGLVGDIEQIDPTLLNHLLESDYVPVIAPLSGSPDGSVYNTNADTIASHLAATLGAEKLFYVLKVSGLLKDVKNPSSLITFATLAKLDEMEARGELAGGMLPKAASIRHALKNGVHSAHLVSGVQADALLVEIFTNEGAGTMIVKDEE; encoded by the coding sequence ATGCCCTTCGCATCCAATCCCTACGACGCTCTCAAAGGACTGTCCAAGTACCTGCGTCAGTTTCGCGGCAAGACCTTCGTCATCAAGCTCGGTGGTGAGGTGCTCGATGAGCCGGAAAGCCGGCGTAAGGTGGTCGAGCAGATCGGCGTGCTGTGGACGCTGTCGATCCGCGTCGTGGTGGTCCATGGCGGTGGCTCGCGGCTGGACCAGTTGTGCACCCAGCTGAATCTGCCGATCGAGAAACAAGCCGGTCGCCGGGTCACCACGCCCGAGGTGCTGGAAGCGGCCAAGATGGTCTTCAATGGCGTCACCAATACCGATCTGCTGTCGGAGATGAACCGCGTAGGCGTTCCCGCGGTCGGTCTCACCGGTGTCGACGCCGGCATGATCAAGGCCCGCAAGCGCGCGCCGATGTACATGGGCGAGGACGAGGGCAAGCCGAAGTTCTTCGACTACGGGCTGGTCGGTGATATCGAACAGATCGATCCCACGCTGCTCAATCATCTGCTGGAGTCGGACTATGTGCCGGTGATCGCGCCGCTGTCAGGCAGCCCCGACGGCAGTGTCTACAACACCAATGCCGATACCATCGCCTCACATCTGGCGGCCACGCTCGGCGCCGAGAAACTGTTCTATGTGCTCAAGGTGTCCGGCCTGCTGAAGGACGTCAAGAACCCGTCCTCGCTCATCACTTTCGCCACACTGGCCAAACTGGACGAGATGGAAGCACGCGGCGAACTCGCCGGCGGCATGTTGCCCAAGGCCGCCTCGATCCGTCATGCGCTCAAGAACGGCGTGCATTCCGCGCACTTGGTGTCCGGCGTGCAGGCCGACGCCCTGCTGGTGGAAATCTTCACCAACGAAGGTGCCGGCACCATGATCGTCAAGGACGAGGAATAG
- a CDS encoding N-acetylornithine carbamoyltransferase: MRHFTHLDDLGPKGQASLLKLAADFKRNEPGALLKGKVLGMLFFNPSLRTRTSFEVAMLKLGGQAVALEEGSGVWKVETEDGAVMNADKAEHVREAAPVLSRYVDALGVRAFSRGMGQADDDIDGVINAFRRHAKVPMVSLESAREHPCQGLADMLTVQESFGQTQGVKVVLSWAPHVKPLAKAVPNSVLLHAAAAGCDITVAHPPGFELGEAVRAQAQRYAGESGAKIRYTHDQREALHGAHVVYAKAWGPEPRASEDSIVSSPALRGWMPTLKHFEHCTSEAIFLHCLPVRRNVEISDEVLDSEFSRVIDEAENRLWVQMAALAWLFGKA; this comes from the coding sequence ATGCGCCATTTCACTCATCTGGACGATCTCGGCCCAAAAGGGCAAGCCTCATTGCTGAAGCTGGCGGCCGATTTCAAGCGCAACGAACCCGGCGCTCTGCTCAAGGGCAAGGTGCTCGGCATGCTGTTCTTCAATCCCTCGCTGCGCACCCGCACCAGCTTCGAAGTGGCGATGCTCAAGCTCGGCGGCCAGGCCGTGGCGCTGGAAGAAGGCAGCGGCGTCTGGAAGGTCGAGACCGAAGACGGCGCAGTCATGAACGCCGACAAGGCCGAACATGTGCGTGAGGCCGCACCGGTGCTGTCGCGCTACGTCGATGCGCTGGGTGTGCGCGCGTTCTCGCGCGGCATGGGCCAGGCCGACGACGATATCGATGGCGTCATCAACGCCTTCCGGCGGCATGCCAAGGTACCCATGGTCAGTCTGGAATCGGCACGCGAACATCCCTGCCAGGGACTGGCCGACATGCTCACGGTGCAGGAGAGTTTCGGTCAGACCCAGGGCGTGAAGGTGGTCCTGAGCTGGGCGCCGCACGTCAAACCATTGGCCAAGGCCGTGCCCAACTCGGTGTTGCTGCATGCGGCCGCTGCCGGTTGCGACATCACGGTAGCGCATCCCCCGGGATTCGAACTTGGCGAGGCCGTGCGAGCACAGGCGCAGCGCTACGCTGGCGAAAGCGGCGCGAAGATTCGCTACACCCACGACCAGCGCGAGGCATTGCACGGTGCCCATGTGGTCTATGCCAAGGCCTGGGGCCCGGAACCGCGTGCCAGCGAAGACAGCATCGTGTCCTCGCCTGCGCTGCGCGGCTGGATGCCCACGCTCAAGCATTTTGAACACTGCACCTCCGAGGCAATCTTTCTGCACTGCCTGCCGGTGCGCCGCAATGTCGAGATCAGCGACGAAGTCCTCGACTCCGAGTTCTCGCGGGTGATCGACGAAGCCGAGAACCGCCTGTGGGTACAAATGGCCGCACTCGCCTGGCTGTTTGGCAAGGCCTAG
- a CDS encoding arginine repressor: MARTAADLDQTLLELISNDRISDQFELQAALAKAGKVVSQPTLSRHLTRLGISKRNGRYAPPGDGSPGATAVLSAPPNLIVLRTKPGFANAVAAVLDHQPLPGQAGTIAGDDTVFIALREGHALQTLIDAARLRFLDEP, encoded by the coding sequence ATGGCCCGAACCGCTGCAGATCTTGATCAAACGCTGCTGGAGTTGATCAGCAACGATCGCATCTCTGACCAGTTCGAACTGCAGGCGGCCTTGGCCAAGGCTGGCAAGGTAGTCAGCCAACCCACGCTCTCACGGCATCTCACACGTCTTGGAATTTCCAAGCGCAACGGCCGCTACGCGCCTCCCGGCGACGGCAGCCCGGGCGCCACGGCGGTGCTGTCGGCACCACCCAATCTGATCGTGCTCCGGACCAAGCCGGGATTTGCCAATGCCGTTGCCGCCGTGCTCGATCACCAGCCCCTGCCCGGCCAGGCCGGCACCATCGCCGGCGACGACACCGTATTCATCGCCCTGCGCGAAGGTCATGCCCTGCAGACCTTGATCGACGCCGCCCGGTTGCGCTTCCTGGACGAGCCCTGA
- the argG gene encoding argininosuccinate synthase produces the protein MSKPLCVLAFSGGLDTSFCVLHLRERGFDVATVSVNTGGFDAAELSRIEASARRLGVTQHLTIDARQELWDDYLRYLLFGNVLRGQLYPLSVSAERVCQAKRVAQAANELGASAIAHGSTGAGNDQVRFDVAFRALCPDKELITPIRELALSREDETRWLAERGVEIPAKTTLYSVNEGMWGTSVGGKETHDSWQHLPESAYPGGVIAGDLAPQTIELGFKRGEPVALNGEALGAVAIVEALNALGEKYGIGRGIHLGDTILGIKGRVGFSAPAAHLLIQAHRELEKLVLSGKQLFWKESLGNLYGSLLHEGHYFDPLGRDLEAFLASSQAAVSGDVRMTLYPRVAQVEGVRSSHSLMQSKVASYGEGAKAWTGEEARGYCKLFGVAQQVALGAREEGKGEKENG, from the coding sequence ATGTCCAAACCTCTGTGCGTACTCGCGTTCTCCGGTGGCCTCGACACCTCCTTCTGCGTGCTGCATCTGCGCGAGCGTGGCTTCGATGTGGCCACCGTGTCGGTCAATACCGGCGGATTTGATGCGGCGGAACTGAGCCGTATCGAAGCCTCCGCCCGTCGCCTGGGTGTGACGCAGCACCTGACCATCGATGCCCGTCAGGAACTGTGGGACGATTATCTGCGTTATCTGCTGTTCGGCAACGTGCTGCGCGGCCAGCTCTATCCGCTGTCGGTCTCGGCCGAGCGCGTCTGCCAGGCCAAGCGCGTCGCCCAGGCCGCCAATGAGCTCGGGGCCAGCGCCATCGCCCACGGCTCTACCGGCGCCGGCAATGATCAGGTGCGCTTCGATGTGGCTTTCCGGGCGCTCTGCCCGGACAAGGAGCTGATCACGCCCATCCGCGAACTGGCACTGTCGCGCGAGGACGAGACCCGCTGGTTGGCCGAGCGTGGCGTCGAGATTCCCGCCAAGACCACGCTGTATTCGGTCAACGAAGGCATGTGGGGCACCTCGGTCGGCGGCAAGGAAACCCATGATTCCTGGCAGCATCTGCCGGAGTCGGCCTATCCCGGTGGCGTCATTGCTGGCGATCTGGCGCCGCAGACCATCGAGTTGGGATTCAAGCGCGGCGAGCCGGTGGCGCTGAACGGCGAGGCGCTGGGCGCGGTCGCCATCGTCGAGGCGCTGAACGCGCTCGGTGAGAAATACGGCATCGGTCGCGGCATTCACCTCGGCGACACCATCCTCGGCATCAAGGGCCGGGTCGGCTTCTCGGCGCCAGCGGCGCATCTGCTGATCCAGGCCCATCGCGAGCTGGAGAAGCTGGTGCTCAGTGGCAAGCAGCTGTTCTGGAAGGAATCGCTGGGCAATCTCTATGGCAGCCTGCTGCACGAAGGTCACTATTTCGACCCGCTGGGCCGCGATCTGGAAGCCTTTCTTGCGTCCTCACAAGCGGCCGTCAGCGGCGATGTGCGCATGACGCTGTATCCGCGCGTGGCCCAGGTGGAAGGCGTACGCTCCAGCCACAGCCTGATGCAATCCAAGGTCGCCAGCTACGGCGAAGGGGCCAAGGCCTGGACCGGCGAAGAGGCGCGCGGCTATTGCAAGCTGTTCGGCGTGGCTCAGCAGGTGGCTCTGGGAGCTCGGGAAGAAGGAAAAGGGGAAAAGGAAAATGGGTAG
- a CDS encoding aspartate aminotransferase family protein, translated as MSALLETYAAFPFVLDHASGDRVHAEDGTEYLDWYGGHCVTATGHSHPRVVAAIAEQAGRLLFYSAAARLRIREQAADALISFVAGSGMSRVFFCNSGAEANENALKLAIKQTGRSGLLSFDGGWHGRTTLALSVTDDPKITDPYAAVLPRCQRLPFADLAALERFDFASVAAVIVEPIQSMSGIRCASPAWFARLRELTAAAGTWLIFDEIQTGVGRLGTPTAAEFYGVRPDALTLAKGLASGVPVGATLLSAERAAAVQSGDLGSTFGGGPLAMAALVATLQVIQDDELAAYAQAVGARLKQSLPGPAVECVLGEGLLLGLRTRAPAATLKRHLFERRLLVGGSSDPQVLRLMPCLNVSEDAISALELAISQFQG; from the coding sequence ATGTCAGCGCTGCTAGAAACCTATGCCGCTTTTCCCTTCGTGCTCGACCACGCCAGTGGCGACCGGGTCCATGCCGAGGACGGGACCGAGTACCTCGATTGGTACGGTGGCCATTGTGTCACGGCTACCGGCCATTCGCACCCGCGAGTGGTGGCTGCCATCGCCGAGCAGGCCGGACGTTTGCTGTTCTATTCGGCTGCCGCGCGCTTGCGCATCCGCGAGCAGGCAGCTGATGCCCTGATCTCCTTCGTGGCCGGCTCGGGCATGAGCCGGGTGTTCTTCTGCAATTCCGGCGCCGAGGCCAACGAGAACGCCCTGAAGCTGGCGATCAAGCAGACTGGGCGCAGTGGTTTGCTGAGCTTTGACGGCGGCTGGCACGGGCGCACCACCCTGGCCCTGTCGGTCACGGACGATCCGAAGATCACCGATCCTTACGCGGCGGTTTTGCCGCGGTGCCAGCGCCTGCCCTTCGCCGATCTCGCTGCGCTGGAGCGTTTCGATTTCGCTTCGGTGGCCGCCGTCATCGTCGAACCCATCCAGAGCATGTCCGGGATCCGCTGCGCCAGCCCGGCCTGGTTTGCGCGACTGCGCGAGTTGACGGCAGCCGCGGGTACCTGGCTGATCTTCGATGAGATCCAGACCGGGGTAGGGCGGCTGGGCACGCCGACTGCGGCCGAATTCTATGGTGTGCGCCCCGATGCGCTGACCCTGGCCAAGGGTCTGGCCTCGGGTGTGCCGGTGGGCGCCACGCTGCTGTCCGCCGAGCGTGCAGCGGCGGTGCAGAGCGGCGACCTGGGCAGCACCTTTGGTGGCGGGCCGCTGGCGATGGCCGCGCTGGTGGCCACGCTGCAGGTCATCCAGGACGACGAACTCGCCGCATACGCCCAAGCCGTTGGTGCACGCCTGAAACAGAGCTTGCCCGGACCCGCGGTCGAGTGCGTGCTTGGCGAGGGTCTGTTGCTGGGCCTGCGTACGCGGGCGCCGGCCGCCACACTGAAGCGTCATCTATTCGAACGTAGACTGCTGGTCGGTGGCTCATCCGATCCGCAGGTTCTGCGCCTGATGCCCTGTCTCAATGTCAGCGAGGACGCGATCAGCGCACTCGAGCTCGCCATTTCGCAATTCCAAGGATAA
- the argH gene encoding argininosuccinate lyase: MTSPTASTPLWAKGLPLDAAVHRFTVGEDPQLDLALLPFDVQGSAAHARMLGEAGLLSSADASALVAALAELKPVTERRELMISDDQEDGHTALEHALIERVGEAGKRIHLGRSRNDQVLLALRLLLRSRLLGLVAQVHALANALLDFARSHEAVPVPGYTHLRRAMPSSIGQWAIGYVEGLVEEMQAADGLWRRLDRCPLGAAAGFGVPLPLRRERVAELLGFARVQRSPVDVMNSRGRHEQALLDWLVSVAGTLEKLCWDLLLYSTEEFGFVRLPDAFTTGSSIMPQKRNPDVLELARGRCRELRGIAEWHRQIVTGVPGSYHRDFQLHKRPLLAGLDAAAATLDVLTRLIPVLKVDANRSAAAMSDELYAAHQAYVLVAGGQTFRDAYKQIGTAVMAGEFVPDRAALSATHTGGLGALGLDIAAQELAEGSAWLASRQQLLDAVEARVFAQ; this comes from the coding sequence ATGACAAGCCCAACCGCCAGCACCCCACTGTGGGCCAAGGGATTGCCGCTGGACGCGGCCGTCCACCGCTTTACCGTGGGCGAGGATCCGCAGCTCGATCTTGCCCTGCTGCCCTTCGATGTGCAGGGATCGGCCGCGCATGCGCGAATGCTGGGCGAGGCCGGGTTGCTGTCGTCCGCCGATGCCTCGGCGCTGGTCGCGGCACTGGCCGAACTGAAGCCCGTGACCGAGCGCCGCGAGCTGATGATTTCGGACGATCAGGAAGACGGCCACACCGCGCTGGAGCATGCGCTGATCGAGCGGGTGGGGGAGGCCGGAAAGCGTATCCACCTGGGGCGCTCGCGCAATGATCAGGTGCTGCTGGCCTTGCGATTGCTGCTGCGCTCGCGCTTGCTTGGACTGGTGGCGCAGGTGCATGCGCTGGCCAATGCGCTGCTCGATTTCGCCCGCTCCCACGAGGCGGTGCCGGTGCCCGGATACACCCATCTGCGCCGCGCCATGCCCTCCAGTATCGGCCAGTGGGCCATCGGCTATGTCGAAGGGCTGGTCGAGGAAATGCAGGCCGCCGATGGCCTCTGGCGACGGCTGGATCGCTGCCCGCTGGGCGCCGCAGCCGGCTTTGGTGTGCCCTTGCCGTTGCGTCGTGAGCGTGTGGCGGAACTGCTGGGATTTGCGCGCGTGCAGCGCTCGCCGGTGGATGTCATGAATTCGCGTGGCCGCCACGAGCAGGCGCTGCTTGACTGGCTGGTCTCGGTGGCCGGCACGCTGGAGAAACTGTGCTGGGATTTGCTGCTGTACTCGACCGAGGAATTCGGCTTCGTGCGTCTGCCCGATGCCTTCACCACTGGCTCTTCGATCATGCCGCAGAAGCGCAATCCGGACGTGCTGGAACTGGCGCGCGGGCGCTGCCGCGAGTTGCGCGGCATCGCCGAATGGCATCGCCAGATCGTCACCGGCGTGCCCGGCAGCTATCACCGCGACTTCCAGTTGCACAAGCGGCCATTGCTGGCCGGCCTGGATGCCGCTGCGGCCACGCTCGATGTGCTGACCCGATTGATTCCGGTGCTCAAAGTCGATGCAAACCGCAGCGCTGCGGCCATGAGCGATGAGCTCTACGCCGCCCATCAGGCCTATGTGCTGGTGGCTGGCGGGCAGACCTTCCGCGATGCCTACAAGCAGATCGGCACGGCGGTCATGGCCGGCGAGTTCGTGCCTGACAGGGCCGCCCTCAGCGCCACCCACACCGGTGGGCTCGGAGCGCTCGGCCTGGATATCGCCGCGCAGGAACTGGCTGAGGGTTCGGCCTGGCTCGCGTCGCGCCAGCAGCTGCTGGATGCGGTCGAAGCGCGGGTGTTTGCGCAATGA
- the argC gene encoding N-acetyl-gamma-glutamyl-phosphate reductase, whose translation MDVVILGASGYGGGELLRLLASHPRLRSLSCISRQHVGKPIGAVHPNLRGIVAGEFVAAPDWAALAQSDCPVLFAAMPHGEFARQLLQLEQLWQEHGLDRKLTVIDLSGDFRLADAASFSRSYGGEHPCPERLAEFVYGLSEWRRARLVGARRIANPGCFATAIQLGLLPLADLGAHAPTWVAVSAITGSSGSGASPSDTTHHPTRANDFRAYKMLAHQHEGEIRRTLAEQGTALDFAFVPHSAPLVRGIFATLTFQAPDLTGADLRAAFEQRYQQCRFIRLVDSTPRIAAVAGSNFADIAVSASGGSACVLVAIDNLVKGMAGQAIQNLNLGQGWAEDTGLLQAPVYPG comes from the coding sequence ATGGATGTCGTGATTCTCGGTGCATCAGGCTACGGCGGCGGCGAGCTGCTGCGACTGCTGGCCAGCCACCCGCGTCTTCGCAGTTTGAGCTGCATCTCGCGCCAGCACGTCGGCAAGCCCATAGGCGCCGTGCACCCCAATCTGCGCGGCATTGTGGCCGGCGAATTTGTCGCCGCACCGGACTGGGCTGCACTGGCCCAAAGCGACTGTCCGGTACTTTTCGCGGCCATGCCGCATGGCGAGTTTGCACGGCAACTGCTGCAGCTGGAACAGCTATGGCAGGAACATGGCCTGGATCGAAAACTGACCGTCATTGATCTTTCTGGCGATTTCCGCCTTGCGGATGCCGCCAGTTTCAGTCGCAGCTACGGCGGCGAGCATCCTTGCCCGGAGCGTTTGGCCGAGTTTGTCTACGGCCTGAGCGAATGGCGCCGCGCGCGGCTCGTGGGGGCGCGCCGCATCGCCAATCCCGGCTGCTTTGCCACCGCGATCCAGCTCGGCTTGCTGCCACTGGCGGACCTGGGTGCGCACGCGCCGACCTGGGTCGCTGTCTCCGCCATCACTGGTTCATCCGGCTCCGGCGCCAGTCCCAGCGATACCACTCACCATCCCACCCGGGCCAACGACTTCCGCGCCTACAAGATGCTGGCCCACCAGCACGAAGGCGAGATCCGACGCACGCTGGCAGAGCAGGGCACAGCCCTGGACTTTGCCTTCGTGCCGCATTCCGCCCCGCTGGTTCGCGGCATCTTCGCCACGCTGACCTTCCAGGCGCCCGACCTGACCGGCGCCGATCTGCGCGCCGCTTTCGAACAGCGCTATCAGCAGTGCCGCTTCATCCGCCTGGTCGACAGCACCCCGCGTATCGCTGCGGTGGCCGGCAGCAACTTCGCCGATATCGCGGTCAGCGCGTCGGGTGGCAGCGCCTGTGTGCTGGTGGCCATCGACAATCTGGTCAAAGGGATGGCCGGGCAGGCTATCCAGAATCTGAATCTGGGTCAGGGTTGGGCGGAGGATACGGGCTTGCTGCAGGCGCCGGTCTATCCCGGCTGA